The proteins below are encoded in one region of Oncorhynchus kisutch isolate 150728-3 linkage group LG14, Okis_V2, whole genome shotgun sequence:
- the LOC109903162 gene encoding kazal-type serine protease inhibitor domain-containing protein 1-like isoform X2, with product MAWAGVWLCMCVGVSVSVHLILGVPPQHRGWLRLWEEGEGCGECERERCPLAPSNCPAGQVQDSCGCCEQCGNVEGQQCDPDGAQLFYGRCGEGLVCQRRTRRGRRGRRRGEPEPKCVCEAQGSVCGSDGRTYPNLCQLREAASRKGTTLRLTGQGPCYSAPRISRAPRDLSNYTGNDIVFGCEVSAFPLPNLSWRKKGSDNFLPGDDPHISVQARGGPQRYTVSTWLQIQNLHLSDAGIYSCISHNALGETSASARLTVLRQELRVLKGRLNEEEDEEEYYYDDTEEGSDDGQTESGDYLG from the exons ATGGCCTGGGCTGGggtgtggttgtgtatgtgtgtcggtGTGAGTGTATCTGTCCATCTGATCCTTGGGGTGCCCCCCCAGCACCGCGGCTGGCTGCGTCTATGGGAGGAGGGCGAGGGCTGTGGGGAGTGTGAGAGGGAGCGCTGCCCTCTGGCGCCCTCTAACTGTCCAGCAGGGCAAGTGCAGGACAGCTGCGGCTGCTGTGAGCAGTGTGGCAACGTGGAGGGGCAGCAATGTGACCCGGATGGGGCGCAGTTGTTCTATGGGCGCTGTGGAGAGGGGTTGGTCTGCCAGAGGAGAACCAGGAGAGGACGGAGGGGCCGCAGGAGGGGTGAACCAgaacctaagtgtgtgtgtgaggcacaGGGCTCTGTGTGTGGCTCTGATGGACGCACCTATCCCAACCTGTGTCAGCTGAGAGAGGCAGCCAGCCGGAAAGGAACCACTCTGAGGCTCACTGGACAGGGACCATGCTACTCTG CTCCTCGTATCTCCAGAGCCCCCAGAGACCTGTCCAACTACACTGGAAACGACATTGTGTTTGGCTGTGAGGTCTCGGCCTTCCCTCTACCCAACCTCAGCTGGAGGAAGAAGGGCAGTGACAACTTCCTGCCAGGGGACGATCCACACATCTCTGTCCAG gctCGAGGTGGCCCCCAGAGGTACACAGTCTCTACCTGGCTGCAGATACAGAATCTTCACCTCTCAGACGCAGGGATCTACTCCTGCATCTCCCACAATGCACTGGGGGAGACGTCTGCGTCCGCCCGTCTCACGGTGCTCAGACAGG AGCTGAGGGTTCTGAAAGGCCGTCtgaatgaagaggaggatgaagaggagtaTTACTATGATGACACTGAGGAAGGCAGCGATGATGGGCAGACAGAATCTGGAGACTACCTGGGATGA
- the LOC109903957 gene encoding hydroxymethylglutaryl-CoA lyase, mitochondrial-like: MAAVMRFVKRSCFGSRMGLQCLSLSRSAAVAKLVQDGASAGKTLPERVKIVEVGPRDGLQNEKTVVPSEVKIHLIDMLSEAGLSVIEATSFVSPKWVPQMADQVEVMMGIHRRPGVSYPVLTPNLKGFLAAVNAGAAEVAIFGAASELFSKKNINCSVDESLQRFEVVTKAAKEAGVPVRGYVSCVLGCPYEGKVSPDKVAQVAKRLYSMGCYEISLGDTIGVGTPGGMTEMLQAVSREVPVNALAVHCHDTYGQALANILIALQMGISVVDSSVAGLGGCPYAQGASGNVATEDVVYMLHGLGIQTGVDLPKLMDAGAFICRSLNKKTSSKVAQVTCKL; this comes from the exons ATGGCGGCTGTCATGAGATTTGTCAAAAGAAGCTGTTTTGGTTCAAGAATGGGTCTTCAATGTTTATCCTTGAGTCGTTCAGCAGCAGTGGCAAAATTA GTTCAGGATGGCGCGTCTGCAGGGAAAACTCTCCCAGAGAGGGTAAAGATAGTGGAGGTGGGACCCAGGGATGGCCTGCAAAACGAGAAG ACTGTCGTTCCTTCTGAAGTTAAGATTCACCTGATTGACATGCTCTCAGAGGCGGGTCTTTCTGTCATTGAAGCCACGAGCTTTGTCTCCCCGAAATGGGTTCCACAG ATGGCAGACCAGGTGGAGGTGATGATGGGGATCCACAGAAGGCCAGGTGTGTCCTACCCCGTTCTGACCCCCAACCTCAAGGGATTCCTGGCAGCT GTGAATGCAGGAGCTGCAGAGGTGGCCATATTTGGTGCAGCCTCGGAGCTGTTCAGTAAGAAGAACATAAACTGCTCTGTGGATGAGAGCCTGCAGCGCTTTGAGGTCGTCACCAAAGCAGCCAAAGAGGCCGGCGTGCCAGTCAGAGG GTATGTGTCATGTGTGCTGGGATGCCCATATGAGGGCAAGGTGTCACCAGACAAAGTGGCTCAG GTAGCCAAGCGTCTGTACTCCATGGGTTGCTATGAGATATCTCTGGGTGACACCATAGGTGTGGGTACCCCAGGTGGCATGACTGAGATGCTGCAGGCGGTGAGCAGGGAGGTGCCTGTCAACGCTCTGGCAGTCCACTGCCATGACACCTACGGTCAGGCCCTGGCCAACATTCTCATTGCTCTGCAG ATGGGTATCAGTGTTGTGGACTCGTCAGTGGCTGGCCTTGGCGGGTGTCCATATGCACAAGGGGCTTCTGGCAATGTGGCCACAGAAGATGTGGTGTACATGCTGCACGGACTTGGCATTCAGACG GGAGTGGACCTGCCAAAGCTGATGGATGCTGGAGCTTTTATCTGTCGTTCCCTGAACAAAAAGACAAGCTCGAAAGTGGCCCAGGTCACCTGCAAACTCTGA
- the LOC109903955 gene encoding UDP-glucose 4-epimerase isoform X1, with product MAQKVLVTGGGGYIGSHCVVELIEAGFCPVVIDNFSNAVQGGERDVPESLQRIEKILHTSIEFYELDLLDRPGLEKLFKQHSFSAVMHFAGLKAVGESVEQPLRYYQVNLTATMNLLEVMQTHGVRNLVFSSSATVYGDPQRLPIDEQHPVGGCTNPYGKTKFFIEEMIIDQCKAEKDWNAVLLRYFNPIGAHSSGLIGEDPQGIPNNLLPYVAQVAIGRRKHLNVFGNDYDTIDGTGVRDYIHVVDLAKGHIAALKKLKDNCGCKVYNLGTGTGYSVLQMVKAMEKASGKEIMYLIAPRRGGDVASCYADPLLAEKELGWKADFDLERMCEDLWRWQSKNPTGFTNNSPSSI from the exons ATGGCACAGAAGGTCCTGGTGACTGGGGGAGGAGGCTATATCGGCAGCCACTGTGTGGTGGAACTGATTGAGGCAGGATTCTGCCCTGTGGTCATAGATAACTTCAGCAATGCCGTCCAAG gaggagaaagggatgTCCCTGAGAGCCTGCAGAGGATAGAGAAAATCCTGCACACCAGCATTGAGTTCTATGAGCTGGACCTGCTGGACCGCCCAGGCCTGGAGAAGCTCTTCAAACAG CATTCATTCAGTGCTGTAATGCACTTTGCTGGTCTAAAAGCGGTGGGTGAGTCCGTTGAGCAGCCATTGAGGTACTATCAGGTCAACCTCACTGCAACCATGAACTTGCTTGAG GTGATGCAGACTCATGGCGTGCGCAATCTGGTCTTCAGCAGCTCAGCCACGGTGTATGGAGACCCCCAGCGGCTTCCCATAGACGAACAGCACCCTGTTGGGGGGTGCACCAACCCCTACGGCAAGACCAAGTTCTTCATAGAGGAGATGATTATTGACCAGTGTAAGGCAGAGAAG GACTGGAACGCGGTGCTGCTGCGCTATTTCAACCCGATCGGGGCTCACTCCTCTGGGCTCATCGGAGAAGACCCTCAGGGCATCCCCAACAACCTGCTGCCCTATGTCGCCCAG GTGGCCATTGGGAGAAGAAAACACCTCAATGTGTTTGGGAATGACTACGATACTATTGATGGAACAG gaGTGCGAGATTACATCCATGTTGTGGATTTGGCCAAAGGACACATAGCTGCCCTCAAGAAACTGAAGGACAATTGTGGATGCAAG GTGTATAATTTAGGAACAGGAACCGGTTACTCTGTGCTCCAGATGGTGAAGGCTATGGAGAAGGCCTCAGGGAAGGAA ATCATGTACCTGATCGCCCCTCGGCGAGGAGGAGATGTAGCATCCTGCTATGCTGACCCCCTTCTGGCTGAGAAAGAGCTGGGCTGGAAAGCTGACTTCGACCTGGAGAGAATGT GTGAGGACCTATGGCGCTGGCAGTCCAAAAACCCAACCGGATTCACTAATAACAGCCCGTCTTCAATATGA
- the LOC109903955 gene encoding UDP-glucose 4-epimerase isoform X2, protein MAQKVLVTGGGGYIGSHCVVELIEAGFCPVVIDNFSNAVQGERDVPESLQRIEKILHTSIEFYELDLLDRPGLEKLFKQHSFSAVMHFAGLKAVGESVEQPLRYYQVNLTATMNLLEVMQTHGVRNLVFSSSATVYGDPQRLPIDEQHPVGGCTNPYGKTKFFIEEMIIDQCKAEKDWNAVLLRYFNPIGAHSSGLIGEDPQGIPNNLLPYVAQVAIGRRKHLNVFGNDYDTIDGTGVRDYIHVVDLAKGHIAALKKLKDNCGCKVYNLGTGTGYSVLQMVKAMEKASGKEIMYLIAPRRGGDVASCYADPLLAEKELGWKADFDLERMCEDLWRWQSKNPTGFTNNSPSSI, encoded by the exons ATGGCACAGAAGGTCCTGGTGACTGGGGGAGGAGGCTATATCGGCAGCCACTGTGTGGTGGAACTGATTGAGGCAGGATTCTGCCCTGTGGTCATAGATAACTTCAGCAATGCCGTCCAAG gagaaagggatgTCCCTGAGAGCCTGCAGAGGATAGAGAAAATCCTGCACACCAGCATTGAGTTCTATGAGCTGGACCTGCTGGACCGCCCAGGCCTGGAGAAGCTCTTCAAACAG CATTCATTCAGTGCTGTAATGCACTTTGCTGGTCTAAAAGCGGTGGGTGAGTCCGTTGAGCAGCCATTGAGGTACTATCAGGTCAACCTCACTGCAACCATGAACTTGCTTGAG GTGATGCAGACTCATGGCGTGCGCAATCTGGTCTTCAGCAGCTCAGCCACGGTGTATGGAGACCCCCAGCGGCTTCCCATAGACGAACAGCACCCTGTTGGGGGGTGCACCAACCCCTACGGCAAGACCAAGTTCTTCATAGAGGAGATGATTATTGACCAGTGTAAGGCAGAGAAG GACTGGAACGCGGTGCTGCTGCGCTATTTCAACCCGATCGGGGCTCACTCCTCTGGGCTCATCGGAGAAGACCCTCAGGGCATCCCCAACAACCTGCTGCCCTATGTCGCCCAG GTGGCCATTGGGAGAAGAAAACACCTCAATGTGTTTGGGAATGACTACGATACTATTGATGGAACAG gaGTGCGAGATTACATCCATGTTGTGGATTTGGCCAAAGGACACATAGCTGCCCTCAAGAAACTGAAGGACAATTGTGGATGCAAG GTGTATAATTTAGGAACAGGAACCGGTTACTCTGTGCTCCAGATGGTGAAGGCTATGGAGAAGGCCTCAGGGAAGGAA ATCATGTACCTGATCGCCCCTCGGCGAGGAGGAGATGTAGCATCCTGCTATGCTGACCCCCTTCTGGCTGAGAAAGAGCTGGGCTGGAAAGCTGACTTCGACCTGGAGAGAATGT GTGAGGACCTATGGCGCTGGCAGTCCAAAAACCCAACCGGATTCACTAATAACAGCCCGTCTTCAATATGA
- the LOC109903162 gene encoding kazal-type serine protease inhibitor domain-containing protein 1-like isoform X1, with product MAWAGVWLCMCVGVSVSVHLILGVPPQHRGWLRLWEEGEGCGECERERCPLAPSNCPAGQVQDSCGCCEQCGNVEGQQCDPDGAQLFYGRCGEGLVCQRRTRRGRRGRRRGEPEPKCVCEAQGSVCGSDGRTYPNLCQLREAASRKGTTLRLTGQGPCYSAPRISRAPRDLSNYTGNDIVFGCEVSAFPLPNLSWRKKGSDNFLPGDDPHISVQTPPSLSSSQARGGPQRYTVSTWLQIQNLHLSDAGIYSCISHNALGETSASARLTVLRQELRVLKGRLNEEEDEEEYYYDDTEEGSDDGQTESGDYLG from the exons ATGGCCTGGGCTGGggtgtggttgtgtatgtgtgtcggtGTGAGTGTATCTGTCCATCTGATCCTTGGGGTGCCCCCCCAGCACCGCGGCTGGCTGCGTCTATGGGAGGAGGGCGAGGGCTGTGGGGAGTGTGAGAGGGAGCGCTGCCCTCTGGCGCCCTCTAACTGTCCAGCAGGGCAAGTGCAGGACAGCTGCGGCTGCTGTGAGCAGTGTGGCAACGTGGAGGGGCAGCAATGTGACCCGGATGGGGCGCAGTTGTTCTATGGGCGCTGTGGAGAGGGGTTGGTCTGCCAGAGGAGAACCAGGAGAGGACGGAGGGGCCGCAGGAGGGGTGAACCAgaacctaagtgtgtgtgtgaggcacaGGGCTCTGTGTGTGGCTCTGATGGACGCACCTATCCCAACCTGTGTCAGCTGAGAGAGGCAGCCAGCCGGAAAGGAACCACTCTGAGGCTCACTGGACAGGGACCATGCTACTCTG CTCCTCGTATCTCCAGAGCCCCCAGAGACCTGTCCAACTACACTGGAAACGACATTGTGTTTGGCTGTGAGGTCTCGGCCTTCCCTCTACCCAACCTCAGCTGGAGGAAGAAGGGCAGTGACAACTTCCTGCCAGGGGACGATCCACACATCTCTGTCCAG actccaccctccctctcctcctcccaggctCGAGGTGGCCCCCAGAGGTACACAGTCTCTACCTGGCTGCAGATACAGAATCTTCACCTCTCAGACGCAGGGATCTACTCCTGCATCTCCCACAATGCACTGGGGGAGACGTCTGCGTCCGCCCGTCTCACGGTGCTCAGACAGG AGCTGAGGGTTCTGAAAGGCCGTCtgaatgaagaggaggatgaagaggagtaTTACTATGATGACACTGAGGAAGGCAGCGATGATGGGCAGACAGAATCTGGAGACTACCTGGGATGA
- the LOC109903955 gene encoding UDP-glucose 4-epimerase isoform X3, translated as MAQKVLVTGGGGYIGSHCVVELIEAGFCPVVIDNFSNAVQERDVPESLQRIEKILHTSIEFYELDLLDRPGLEKLFKQHSFSAVMHFAGLKAVGESVEQPLRYYQVNLTATMNLLEVMQTHGVRNLVFSSSATVYGDPQRLPIDEQHPVGGCTNPYGKTKFFIEEMIIDQCKAEKDWNAVLLRYFNPIGAHSSGLIGEDPQGIPNNLLPYVAQVAIGRRKHLNVFGNDYDTIDGTGVRDYIHVVDLAKGHIAALKKLKDNCGCKVYNLGTGTGYSVLQMVKAMEKASGKEIMYLIAPRRGGDVASCYADPLLAEKELGWKADFDLERMCEDLWRWQSKNPTGFTNNSPSSI; from the exons ATGGCACAGAAGGTCCTGGTGACTGGGGGAGGAGGCTATATCGGCAGCCACTGTGTGGTGGAACTGATTGAGGCAGGATTCTGCCCTGTGGTCATAGATAACTTCAGCAATGCCGTCCAAG aaagggatgTCCCTGAGAGCCTGCAGAGGATAGAGAAAATCCTGCACACCAGCATTGAGTTCTATGAGCTGGACCTGCTGGACCGCCCAGGCCTGGAGAAGCTCTTCAAACAG CATTCATTCAGTGCTGTAATGCACTTTGCTGGTCTAAAAGCGGTGGGTGAGTCCGTTGAGCAGCCATTGAGGTACTATCAGGTCAACCTCACTGCAACCATGAACTTGCTTGAG GTGATGCAGACTCATGGCGTGCGCAATCTGGTCTTCAGCAGCTCAGCCACGGTGTATGGAGACCCCCAGCGGCTTCCCATAGACGAACAGCACCCTGTTGGGGGGTGCACCAACCCCTACGGCAAGACCAAGTTCTTCATAGAGGAGATGATTATTGACCAGTGTAAGGCAGAGAAG GACTGGAACGCGGTGCTGCTGCGCTATTTCAACCCGATCGGGGCTCACTCCTCTGGGCTCATCGGAGAAGACCCTCAGGGCATCCCCAACAACCTGCTGCCCTATGTCGCCCAG GTGGCCATTGGGAGAAGAAAACACCTCAATGTGTTTGGGAATGACTACGATACTATTGATGGAACAG gaGTGCGAGATTACATCCATGTTGTGGATTTGGCCAAAGGACACATAGCTGCCCTCAAGAAACTGAAGGACAATTGTGGATGCAAG GTGTATAATTTAGGAACAGGAACCGGTTACTCTGTGCTCCAGATGGTGAAGGCTATGGAGAAGGCCTCAGGGAAGGAA ATCATGTACCTGATCGCCCCTCGGCGAGGAGGAGATGTAGCATCCTGCTATGCTGACCCCCTTCTGGCTGAGAAAGAGCTGGGCTGGAAAGCTGACTTCGACCTGGAGAGAATGT GTGAGGACCTATGGCGCTGGCAGTCCAAAAACCCAACCGGATTCACTAATAACAGCCCGTCTTCAATATGA